In Bacteroidota bacterium, the sequence GCAAACAGTAGCATTCAGAAAGACACTTGATACGGTACTCTGTTTTCGGATAGCGCATTGCTTTCGGGCAGCGCGATCTATCCCTAAGAGGCAAGTGGATGGTCGCTCCAAAACAGGAGCAATCATCCATGGATGAGCAATCATCCATGATGAACGATCGTCCAGTGGTGAGCAATCACTGTTGGCCGAGCGATCGTCGACCGATGGCTTGCCGCTTTGAGTCGTGGATGTTGGCAATCGTCAGCATCCAAAGGACCCGAGACCTGATCTCCCGCGAAGGAGCCCGGTCCAGGGTCCGGCAACTGACAGCAATATTCCGCGCTCTGGCAGACTGCCGGGACCGGGAGCTTGCAACTCAAAGTGGCGAGTCACTTTTATTGCCGGACAGAGACATGGAATTCATCTATCTTCTGAAGGCTATGTCAACAACCGTATTCTCGTCTTCCACAAGCGTCAACACTCACGTTGGTCTCGGCGCAGGCCGTGGCACCCGCCGCCGCAATCGCGGGACGCTCCGAACCTCCGCCACTCGCGTCTCCGGGCTGGGCAATCCCCTCGAATCATTCGTCGATCTTCAATCGAGTCCGTTTGCGCGATCCGCGAATCCCGCCGGCGATGCGTCGAATCCGGTCGCGGACCTGATTCCGGACGAGCTGTTCGAAATGCTCCGCACGCACGATCTGATCAGCGAAATGGGCATTCGGAATTATGTGATCCGCAAAGTGTACCACGAACTGCGAGAAGTCCAGGCGCTCTCGACGGCGCAAGCGATGGAGAAGATCCAGGAGGCCTATCCCTACTTGCAGCTCGACACGATTCGTAAGATCGTCTATCGGATCGGCCCGCCGGCGAACCGTAAACTCGCGTACTAATATGCGGTCCGGCGCGCGCCGCTACGGAATGACGATCCGTCTGATGGATTGGGCCTCTGGCGTTGCGAGTGTTACCCAGTAAACACCGGAGGCAATCGCCGCAGTCGAAAGCGATGCCGCGTAGTTTCCGGCTTCCATCATTTGGTCTTCGAGCACCGCGACCGCATTGCCAAGGATATCTTTGATCGTGAGCGTAACATGCGATCTCGAGGTCAGAGAATAGTCGATGGTTAATGGGCCGTGGAGGAACGCGGGATTCGGACGGACCGCTCTAATTCCAAAACCATTTGCAGCATTCAATGCGACTACATTGCTCGCGTGGGATTCGGGCCCGGAGAGCGCTTCGACATCATCGATTCCTGCTTCGACGATCGCGCCAACATAATCGCTTGCGATGAACCGGAGCCGAACGTGCGCGGACGGAACGACATAATCGCTTACGCGAAAAAGAAACCCTGTCCATCCCTTCGTGGACTGATTCGTCTGTTGCAGAGTCTTCCATGTTGCGCCGTCATCAGCGGAGATTTGCGTTTGCCAGACCGGGACGCCGGGGGCATTCCCACGATCGTTGGTATAGTAATACCAGTAGCGCAATGCCGGTGAGGTCATGCCGGAAAGATCGATTGTATCGGTCGTCAGGGTGGTTGCGCCGCCATCGACATCATCCACATCGATGTTCGGGTCGCGCGCGTTACCGGTCACATAGCACATGGTCCCGCCCGGCGAGTGATCGGTATCCTGCTGCACGTATTCTCCAGCGACATTGTAAGTCCCGAATGGTACCGCTCGGACCCACAGCCCCGTTGTGGCGAGATCGCTTGGGTCCTGTAGCGTCCAGCCCCGATCGCTTTCGCAATCATCGAAGTAGGTACGCCTGAACCCGACAGCGAAACTGAGTGGCTGCGATGGCGCCGGGCTGGTCGCAGTGTTCGAGGTGTCACCGGCGAGTTGAGCACTGGCATAGTACCGAACAATGGTCCCGGCGTTGGCTTTCGGAGTTATAGCACCGTATGTCGAGTCGTTGATCTTGGTAAAGGTCTCGGTCTTAAACGTCTCGCCATCCGTTGAACAGTGTAGTAAGAGTGTCTTCGGGTCGATCGCCCCGAATGGGCCAGTGTAATTGACCTGAACCGTGACACCATAGCCGGGAAGCGAAGTATCCTGATCTGCAATTGGCCGCAAATTAAGCTGGATGAACGATGCAAGCGAAATCCCATGCCGGGCAAAGGCGGAGATGATCGCCGCGGAATGCGGCGTGCCATTCGAAAGATCGTTATCAGTATCATCGACAAGCAGAACATCCAGTAGAGTCTGGAGAAACGCCTGCTCGAGTATATCTGGGGCGGTTTCGTCCGGTGCATCGGGATTGAGCCACTCCACGGCATTGAACAACTTCTCGGCAGTGTCATGGCCCAGCAGTTTGCGCAAGTCCCAAAACGCCCCGGAGATGATCTCACCCGACAGATGCGGATCGGCGCTGATATCGCGAGGAAATATCTTCGTGTTGTTGCAGGTGCGAAGAATCTGGTTGCTATCAGCGACATAAAACCCAATACCGATGCGCGGATCGTCGCGAATAAATGCGCTGGTCAGATCGGCGAAGCCCTCGCCAAGCGTAAAATTAATTAGATTGCCGTTCGCTCCGTTCGCATAGCGGACTTGTGCGATCCGATGGCCGAACTCGTGATAGATCACATCCGCAACCTCGCCCGAATTCGAACACTGCTTGCCAGCCTGGAAAAAGTTGAGCGCGACGCTATCGGCATCGTAAAAGGCGTTGCACGAAAGATCGAGATTGACATTCAGCGTGAGTTGCGAGTCGATTGCGGATAGTCCAGTGTCAATCTGGTGCGCGTAACGTCGCGCATAACTTGCGTGATAGAATGCATCGCGTTCCGCCGCATGAGAATTGTCGTCATTCCAAAGTATTTGATATGGCGCTCCAAGGGTCCGCCGTACCGTGTCCGTCTTGGCGTCATGTCGAACGACATGGGCAAATCGTCCGTAGAATCCGGTTACAATGCTCAGCGGGGAAGTGGCGTCCGTTTTCCAGTTACCGATTGAATCTGAGAGTATTCGGCTTCCATCGATCGAAAGATATGCGCTGTCCAACCCCACCGTCATGAGCGAATCGAACGGAGAATGCTGGTGGATCATTGCCTGCAGCGTCCCCTGAATCGTCTCCGTTGGCGCGTCGCTGCCTACATACTCCAGCATATCCTTCCGCTCGAGGAGCTTCCCGGTAATCGCGTCAACCGTAACACGCCAGGCATGACCGAATTGGCGAACGCTGAACTCATAACACAGCCGGAGTGAACCACCCGATTCCACATACACAAGAGAGGGTGAGGTTTGGCTCACGATGGCTGCCGCGGTATCTGTGCCAAAATATGAGCCCAAATTGCGAGTCACGGAAGTTGCCTCGATCATCGGCGTAAGCGCGGTTGGCTCGCTGGCCGGGAAATCGCTGGTGACTGCCAGTAGCTTCCCAGATGTAGCGCCAATCAGTGTGGATAATTGCCTATCGCGGACGGGAATCCCATGATACGAAAGCTTGAAGGATGTCCGCCAGACCTGCGCGACACGATGCGTTGCGGCTGGCTCGATCGTAGCCGATAGGGGAAGTCCCAGGCGAGTTGCAAGCTGCTGCACTGCATTTACCGCCGTGGCTTGAATGCTCGCGCCATTTTGGCGGTCCGCTTCATCTATAAGGACAGGCGCCGAAGGCTGTACGGTCATCATTCGAACTGCGCCGTCGCGTGAGCTTGCTACGATGTTCATCGAGCGGGCTAAATTCGCAACGTGCAATGGAGCATCTTGCGCACATGCCGTGAGAGCATGGAAGATTGAAAGAACGAGAATGCAGCAGGCGATCGGCACCAAGATCGAACGGCTCGAACGGCGCCGGGAGACACGACGATCCATAATTACTTCCAAAGCCGCAGAATATTATGCGCTTCATCAATTCGAAGCAAGTTTTCTTTCAAAAAGTTGCCAGCCCACTCGTTTTCCGGGGCAACTTTTTGCCTCGTTTCGGGTTAAATGACTTTACCGTAATTTGGAGGGACCAAATCGGTTTCTTTGACCTCCTGACTTCAAGAGATTCATTTTACTTCAAGCGTATGAAACGTGCCGTTACGACGTTCTTTTCTTTAACCGTGCTCCTGACCTTCGGGACCCTGAGCTATGGTCAGCAGATTCAACACTCCGCCAGTATCAAGCAGCCGCGAATGATGCAGCCGGTTAACCCCGAGGCCAAACTTCAAGTCCCGTCTCCGTTTACTCAGAAACAATCGAATCCATTCTTCAATCATCTGTCTCCGCTTGTTGCTGAGGATTCAATTTCTTATTTTCAGGACAATGGATTTTCTCTCTGGCCCGCCGGCGACACCCTTCTCGATCAGACGGGTAACCCATTGACGGCACCGACAGGCTCGCCTTATGTTCGGTTCTTGGATTTGGAGCGCTTCGATGCCCCAGGTACGAAGCCGTTTCTCGATAGCATTCACATCGCGTTTATTGCCGATACTTTGATGACCGGCTCGCATCTTGTCGTTTCATTGATGGTCGTGGACACCCTGCCATTTGTGGACAGCACAACGGGTGAAACGATCTACCTCCCGCTGCCATGGGCGAATGGTCCAATTGGGACGACTCCGAAGACGATCTCGATCGGCAAGATTCACCTTCATGAGGTCGTCGATACAGTGGTCAAATGGAAGCCAGCGCTCGCGTTGGATGTCAGTGATACCCTTGGCCAATATGCTGGCTCGTTCGCAGTCGGCATTTCCAGTTTCACATTCGGTAATAGACTCCTGGTGATTGCCGACAGCACGAACAATCCACCAAGCACCCCGCTCAACCCCGTGGTTGATCGGTCCTACTGGGTTGCATATTCTGCTGATGGCAAATATTTCACACGTGGGTTCTGGGGCGGCCGATATTATACCGATGCCACAACGCAGGAATCGGTCTACTACCCGAACTTCCTTATGACGGCTTACACTCACGATGCGAACGCTGCCGTGGAACCGGCTGGCAACGCCATTTCCAGTTTGGGTGCCTGCGTTCCGAATCCTGTCGCCACCACGACGCAGATCGATTATTCGGTGCAAACACCTGGACTCGTTTCGCTCAAGCTGTATAATGCAATTGGTGAAGAAGTTGCCACGCTTGTCAACCACGTCCAGGGTGCCGGCGAACAATCGCTGGAGTTCAACGCGGCAAGTTTGACGAATGGTATTTACTACTACAAACTGCAATCTGGCGATTATACCGCTACGCGGATGATGGTCGTGAACAAGTAAGCGAGACGATCGTTTGATTTTGGCAAGAGCGCCGGTCTAACGACCGGCGCTCTTGCGTTATGCCGTTACTGCGGCCAACGCAAGAATACTGATCGACTTCGGATTGGCTGTGACCAGTGTTCCTGCCACGCTTGCCAGCGTAGCACCCGTGGTCATGACGTCATCGACGATCAGGATATTCTTGCCTGCGATGTGATGCGCATGGCGCGTTAGCGCAAAGGCATCCCGCATATTCTCGACCCGTTCCGGGAGCGAAAGCTTCGTCTGTGTCGGAGTTGGCCGCGTACGTTTCGTCGCACGGATAACTTCAACATGCCGAAGCTTTGCCAGACCGTCCGCAATCGCTTCGGCTTGATTATATCCACGCGTGGCATGTCGTGTGCGATGTAATGGGACCGGCACGATGCAATCAACTTCTGCAGGCGCCAACTCCGAAGCAAACGCTCCGAGCCGTCGTGCGAGGCGGACCATGCCGCTATACTTGAGTGAATGAATCAGTGATTGGACCGGCGACTCAGGGATAAATGTAAAAACAGTCACCAGTGTCTGGACATCGAAATCCGATACCCGCAAGAATTGCTGCTGGAGTGACTGAGCGTTCGGTGGCTCGTCGGATTCCAGAATCCGAGAGCAGACTTCGCATAGATAGTCTGCCAGAGGATAATCCGATCGGACGCGCGATGTGATACTCGGCCGGTCACAGTGGACGCAACGGCGGGGAAGAAGGAGGCTAAGCACGTTGGTTCGTTGTCGCCAGCACTTTTTCGAGAGCCTGAACTTCGTCGCGGATGTCGGCCGCGCGTTCGAACTCCATCTCACGCGCCGCGACTTTCATTTCCAGCTTCATCTGCTCGATCAATTCTCCAAGTTGAGCGGGTGCGAGGTGCTTGAGCACCGCCTGTGGCGTCAGTTGACGACGCTCACGCTTCTCCTGAGCTTCATGCTTACGGGCTTCCTGCTTCTTCGAGACATCTGCGATCGAAGTGGACTGAATGATCTCCTCCAATGACTTGTGGATCGTCTGCGGGATAATGCCATGCTCAACATTATAGGCATGTTGGATCGCGCGACGCCGTTCCGTTTCGTCGATCACAAACTGCATCGACTTCGTCATCTTGTCGGCATAGAAAATGACCAGTCCTTCGGAATTCCGCGCGGTGCGTCCAGCCGTCTGCATCAGAGAGCGTTCGCTCCGAAGGAAGCCTTCCTTGTCTGCGTCCAGAATTGCGATTAGCGAGACTTCCGGCAGATCGAGTCCTTCGCGCAACAGATTTACACCTACCAGTACATCGAACTCCGCCGTTCGCAAATCGCGGAGGATCTCGACCCGTTCTAGTGCGTCGATATCGCTATGCAAGTAACGAATCTTCACGCCGACGTTGGAATAATAATCGGTGAGGTCTTCGGCCATCCGCTTTGTCAGTGTTGTGACCAGCACACGCTCGTTCGCACGCGCCCGCTTCCGAATCTCGGCTAGCAAGTCGTCAATTTGATTTTTCACGGGCCGGACCTGAATCTCGGGATCGAGCAAGCCCGTTGGCCGAATGATTTGTTCGACGACAATGCCCTTGGCCTCCGCTAATTCGTACTCCGAGGGGGTGGCACTAACATAGACCACTTGGCCAAGCACCGATTGAAATTCCCCAAAATTCAGCGGGCGGTTATCGATGGCGCTCGGCAATCGGAATCCGTGCGCAACGAGCACTTCCTTGCGAGCCCGGTCGCCGGCGGACATCCCGCGCACCTGCGGAATCGTTTGGTGGGATTCATCGATGATGGTGAGGAATTTGTCCGGGAAATAATCGACGAGCGTACTGGGCCGCTCACCAGCCTTGCGCCCGGAGAGATGTCGCGAGTAGTTCTCCACGCCCGAGCAGTAGCCAAGCTCGCGCAGCATTTCGAGATCGAACCGAGTCCGCTGCTCGATGCGTTGCGCCTCCAATAGCTTGCCCTGCTTGCGAAATAGCGCAAGCTGGTCCTCCAACTCCTGCTCGATGGCAGCGATTGCGCGTTCAAGCTCCGGTGCGCTCGTTACGAAGTGCTTGGCCGGATAGATAGTCGCACGCTGCTCAGTCGAAAGCACCTTCCCATCGATGCGATTGATCTGAACGATCCGCTCGATCGTATCACCGAAAAATTCGATTCGGTAGCCTTCTTCGTCCTCGTACGCGGGAATAACCTCGACGATATCGCCTCGTACCCGATATGTCCCGCGCTGAAACTCGACATCGTTGCGGGAATAGTGAATTTCGGAAAGCGCGCGCAAAAGGTCGTTACGCTTGACTTGCTGACCAATGCTTACGCGCAGCATTTGCCGCGCATATTCATCCGGTGAGCCGATACCATAGATGCAACTCACCGAGGCGACAATAATAACATCCGATCGGCCATCGAGCAGCGCGCTCGTGGCCTTCAGCCTGAGACGGTCGATCTCGTCGTTGACAGCGAAATCCTTTTCGATGAACGTGTCGGTCGAAGGGATGTATGCTTCCGGCTGATAATAATCGTAATACGAAATGAAAAACTCGACGGCATTATTCGGAAAGAACTGCTTAAACTCGCCATAGAGTTGGGCGGCCAGCGTCTTGTTGTGGCTGATAATGAGCGTCGGGATGCCCATTTCGGCGATGACGTTGGACATCGTGAACGTCTTGCCGCTGCCAGTCACACCAAGCAAGACCTGGGCGTGATCGCCGCGCTTAATACCTTCGATCAGCTCCGCGATGGCGCGGGGCTGATCGCCCGAAGGCTTGTAGTCGGAAACGAGTTGGAATGCTGACAATTCTGAAGTACGATTGACGAATGACGAATGACCCTTCAGCCGTGCATGAGCGGCTGATTGCGGAGTTGCCCGACGATAGCGGCCTCGATGCTCTCGAATTCATCGAGCCTTGTTGAAACAACGCCCGGCTCGAAATAGAGTCGCGCAAGTGAGAGGAACACGCTCCGGTGCCTGGCTTCGCTTTCGAGGAGAGAGCGGTAGAAGATTCGCAAATCCTCTTCGAGTGCCGATTCCGACAGCAATTTGAACCGTTCGCATGACCGTGCCTCGATGAGTGAGCAGACGATCAACGTGTCAAGCAAGCGATGAGGCTCCTGCTTGCGAATGCGCTCGTGAAGTTGCTGCGCGTATCGATCGCCGCTGTCTTGCTGAAGAATAACGCCGCGCTCTTTCATTTTTGCGATGACCATCCGGAAGTGTCCCATCTCTTCCTCGGCCAACTCGGCCATGCGCTCGACTAATTCCGTTCTAGCGGGGTACCGGTTTAGCAGAGAGATCGCCATGGTCGCCGCCTTCTTCTCGCAGTGTGCGTGATCGTTGAGCACCGAGGCAGCATCACTGCTCGCGGCCTGGAGCCAGGAAGCACTCGTTTTACTTGCCAAGCCTAACATGTAGTGGACCTCATCTTGTCTTTAACCCATTTCGAAGCGAGGAGAATTCCGATAGGACAAGAGCGCGCTCTTTGGTGTTATTCGGGTAAGCATGCACTTGAACATCATAGAGTTTGACGCCATTCTTTTCGGGGGCGCGATCCTGGCGGGCTTTCTCGGTTCGCTTACCGGATTAGGCGGAGGCATCGTTATCGTGCCGTTACTCACGCTTGTGTTCGGAGTGGACCTTCGATACGCCATTGGCACGTCGCTGATTACTGTCATTGCCACATCATCGGGCGCGGCCTCGGCCTTTGTGCGTGAAGGCTATTCGAACATCCGGATCGGGATGTTCCTCGAAATAGCCACGACCATCGGCGCGCTGGTCGGAGCCTTCTTAGGCGGAATCCTA encodes:
- a CDS encoding T9SS type A sorting domain-containing protein yields the protein MKRAVTTFFSLTVLLTFGTLSYGQQIQHSASIKQPRMMQPVNPEAKLQVPSPFTQKQSNPFFNHLSPLVAEDSISYFQDNGFSLWPAGDTLLDQTGNPLTAPTGSPYVRFLDLERFDAPGTKPFLDSIHIAFIADTLMTGSHLVVSLMVVDTLPFVDSTTGETIYLPLPWANGPIGTTPKTISIGKIHLHEVVDTVVKWKPALALDVSDTLGQYAGSFAVGISSFTFGNRLLVIADSTNNPPSTPLNPVVDRSYWVAYSADGKYFTRGFWGGRYYTDATTQESVYYPNFLMTAYTHDANAAVEPAGNAISSLGACVPNPVATTTQIDYSVQTPGLVSLKLYNAIGEEVATLVNHVQGAGEQSLEFNAASLTNGIYYYKLQSGDYTATRMMVVNK
- a CDS encoding ComF family protein, whose product is MLSLLLPRRCVHCDRPSITSRVRSDYPLADYLCEVCSRILESDEPPNAQSLQQQFLRVSDFDVQTLVTVFTFIPESPVQSLIHSLKYSGMVRLARRLGAFASELAPAEVDCIVPVPLHRTRHATRGYNQAEAIADGLAKLRHVEVIRATKRTRPTPTQTKLSLPERVENMRDAFALTRHAHHIAGKNILIVDDVMTTGATLASVAGTLVTANPKSISILALAAVTA
- the uvrB gene encoding excinuclease ABC subunit UvrB; this translates as MSAFQLVSDYKPSGDQPRAIAELIEGIKRGDHAQVLLGVTGSGKTFTMSNVIAEMGIPTLIISHNKTLAAQLYGEFKQFFPNNAVEFFISYYDYYQPEAYIPSTDTFIEKDFAVNDEIDRLRLKATSALLDGRSDVIIVASVSCIYGIGSPDEYARQMLRVSIGQQVKRNDLLRALSEIHYSRNDVEFQRGTYRVRGDIVEVIPAYEDEEGYRIEFFGDTIERIVQINRIDGKVLSTEQRATIYPAKHFVTSAPELERAIAAIEQELEDQLALFRKQGKLLEAQRIEQRTRFDLEMLRELGYCSGVENYSRHLSGRKAGERPSTLVDYFPDKFLTIIDESHQTIPQVRGMSAGDRARKEVLVAHGFRLPSAIDNRPLNFGEFQSVLGQVVYVSATPSEYELAEAKGIVVEQIIRPTGLLDPEIQVRPVKNQIDDLLAEIRKRARANERVLVTTLTKRMAEDLTDYYSNVGVKIRYLHSDIDALERVEILRDLRTAEFDVLVGVNLLREGLDLPEVSLIAILDADKEGFLRSERSLMQTAGRTARNSEGLVIFYADKMTKSMQFVIDETERRRAIQHAYNVEHGIIPQTIHKSLEEIIQSTSIADVSKKQEARKHEAQEKRERRQLTPQAVLKHLAPAQLGELIEQMKLEMKVAAREMEFERAADIRDEVQALEKVLATTNQRA
- a CDS encoding tRNA-(ms[2]io[6]A)-hydroxylase, encoding MLGLASKTSASWLQAASSDAASVLNDHAHCEKKAATMAISLLNRYPARTELVERMAELAEEEMGHFRMVIAKMKERGVILQQDSGDRYAQQLHERIRKQEPHRLLDTLIVCSLIEARSCERFKLLSESALEEDLRIFYRSLLESEARHRSVFLSLARLYFEPGVVSTRLDEFESIEAAIVGQLRNQPLMHG